The following are from one region of the Sorghum bicolor cultivar BTx623 chromosome 2, Sorghum_bicolor_NCBIv3, whole genome shotgun sequence genome:
- the LOC110432438 gene encoding uncharacterized protein LOC110432438 isoform X1, translated as MATARSFLLIPVTLCFLLVLAAAVEQQGKATTTLLLIHGKALCKSNPSRIISNAHVQLVINNTTVSGGAGKTTSDGHILITVKLNSEQLAAVMSNSSSSSKAYVTAPPHACGAPSLPAGKVVAAEVKPIATITVSDHDDAGSVQRPTIAAIHTAGSILLAAVDEFACVAITGGLLGGSLIG; from the exons ATGGCAACCGCTAGGTCATTTCTCCTGATCCCGGTCACTCTCTGCTTCCTCCTCGTGCTGGCAGCAGCCGTTGAGCAGCAGGGCAAGGCGACCACCACCCTCCTCCTCATCCATGGCAAAGCGCTATGCAAGAGCAACCCCTCCAGGATCATCAGca ACGCTCACGTGCAGTTGGTTATCAACAACACCACTGTCTCCGGCGGCGCCGGCAAAACGACGAGCGACGGCCACATCCTCATCACCGTGAAACTGAACTCAGAGCAGCTGGCCGCCGTGatgagcaacagcagcagcagcagcaaggcgTACGTCACCGCTCCTCCGCACGCCTGCGGCGCGCCAAGTCTCCCCGCCGGGAAGGTGGTAGCGGCGGAGGTCAAGCCGATCGCTACGATCACTGTCAGCGACCATGACGACGCTGGCAGCGTGCAGAGGCCGACCATTGCCGCCATACATACGGCTGGGTCCATCCTTTTAGCTGCAGTCGACGAATTCGCCTGCGTGGCGATTACTGGGGGGCTATTAGGCGGATCTCTCATCGGTTAG